The sequence ATATTTTTTAAGCTACCGGAAGTGATTGGTGTTGCACATTTGCACTGTTGCTGCTTCCCTTCCATTCTAAGCTGTATCCGTTCTCTTTTCAATTCTTGTTTAAGTTCACTTGATGTGTCCTTTGGAAGATTCCCACTTCTGATGTTAATTCCCGAATTCCATAGTTTGTAACTTTGTATTCATTGGTTATTATTGAATACATTTCTAACTTTTTATCATTTGAATAAAAGAGAAAGTAAAAACACATAATAAAcccgtcttttttttttttgttatcacaattttgttttttatttcttaGAAGCAAATAAAGGATTGCTGTTCCTATAAACAAGGAAAAAATATGTATACATATAATGCTGCTTAAATTTTGTAACCACTTATTTGTTCTCAATTACAATTTTATCTTTGAAGTTTTAAAAAATGTCCCTCCCTTTACACTCATTAAAAATGTCCCTCCCTTTACACTCATTTTCGCACTCTCTATATCTCCCACTCCATATACTTAATTGTATTTTTATGAGAAAAACTACTACTAAAtttattaggtttaattactctattggtctctatagtttcgtaaaattttcaattagattcctatatttttttttccttttaattaagtcctgcaccaatttttttttcaattgaatccctatacttttttttcttttatttgaatccctgcattaattttttttaattagatccctatacaattaagccaattactaccaacagggacctaattgaaaaaaaaaaattagtgcaaaaactcaattaaaaagaaaaaaatagacacctaattaaaaatttcgcacaactatagagaccaaccgagtaattaaacctatttatTACAACCAAACAATTTAACGTTCAAAATTTAATAAGAAGTATTCATACAATACAATAATATCAAAGTACAAAATAACTTAACGCTCCTCTTGCTTTATCTTCTGCTTCTAAAAAATAGTCGCCAAAAATCCTAAACCAAACGTGCCCAATTCATCCAAACAAAATTTGGGAGTAATCCCATATATTATACAGGAACAGAACCATTCCCGTATATGCTGCTGGTTTAAGTATGCTATTCCCCTATGATATTGCAGGATGAGAGCCATTCCCTTGTATGCATTCATTTTCTAACTGGGAGGGCTCACTATCAAAGAAGGTTTTGTGGAGAGCCCTTACACACTGTTCTGCTTCACTGTCATTTACTATTAACGAGATATTCACCTGCAGGGAAACAAAATACGAAGTTAAAATACATGAAACAAAACATTTGAGAATGAAGTTAGACTATTGCGCTTGAAAATAAGTGTATCCAGGTTCAAGAACCAGCTAAAGCTGGAAGGGGTTTATAGAAACCCCTTACACCTCCCCCATGTGTGTGTATGAGCATAAATAAAGGAATTTAGAATACTGTTATAACTTTTACATATGTAAATCATAGCCTGAGTATGACAAAGCACCATGCTACAAAGCCAAAAAACATTGGTGCATATGTCATGCTATCCAGTTGAAGACATAATACGTTTGGTCAACACCGTTTCATGCCAACTAAGattatatatgcatgaaaaatgtacAAGGTTGATGATTTCTAGATCACTAAAGACGGGTCAAAAGGACACAAAAACCATTTTCTTAAGGTAGGGATACCTTAGATGCACCCTGAGAGATCATTTGAACATTGACGCCAAGGGTTCGAAGAACACGGAAGGCCTGCAATAAAAGGCCAATCAGTAATAAAGGAAAGTGAAAAATTAACTTGCTACTGTAAATAAGTTTGAGACTGCTCACGTGGAAGGACCCAGATAGTGATATTACAAAATAAAACTCAGGATCAAAACAAAACAACAACAATTCTTGGAACACAATTAAGTTGGATAATTATAACACAGAACCTTCTCCAATATTAGTGATGATTTCTGAACATTTCCAATGAGAGAGATTATGGATCTATTTTGTAGGAGATTCACCACAGCAATTTTTTCCAGCTCTTCAACAACATAGTCTAGTTCCTGCTTAAGGGACTGACAATCAATTAGAATTACGCAAAGGCTGGTATACAAAAATGGCAGAGAAAGGATATTTCAATAGGTGTAAAATACAACATAATTCAAGTCTTGTCTCACTAAGTAGCGTATGTTACGTGGTCAAATGACACCATGAGGAAAAAGTTATTAAACACTGTAACACCAACAATATTGGAAGTAACTTAACAACAGGATATGGAGATGATCATCTCTATGTCTCACCTGTTGAATTAGTTCTCTGCTCCAAAGCTTTGATGGGTCCAACGTCAAAGAAATACTGACTTCACTTGTAGCTACAACATCAACAGATATGCCCAGGTCTTCAAAGGTTGAAAACACCTGCATAAATATAGAAATATGAAGACAAGAAGGAAGGTATTCATCACATAAAAGGACAGATCTGCAGGCTTTAGCTTTCTCACCTTGGCAAGGAACCCATACTGACCAAGCATGCGAGTGCTAACAATATCCAACATGGTCACATTACGTTTCAAAACAATGCTAGTTAAGACTGCCTGTAGGTGGACAAAGTAAAACTTAAGTATAGTTGTACAAAGTCATCCTTAAGATGatagtatttataatttattcAGGTATAGATGTTCCACAAACCTTGCTCATATCTCTTGCTTTAGTGATGAGAGTACCTGGAGCTTTGGGGTTGTAAGAATTTTTAACCCTTACTGGAATATCACCTTCTCTAGCAGGTCTCATAGACTGTGGATGTAAGACCTGCAAATTACAAATATTTCCAACAAGCTTATTCCAATATCCCAAAGCGAAGtcatataaattatttttcataattGTGCAGGCAAAAACTCCCAAAAAGTTCTTTAGGCAATGGCATTCTCCAATAAAGACCTGACGTGTAAACCAACCCCCCCTTTTTTCCTTTTGCAGCGGGCAAGTCCCCCTGTCTCTCTCCCCCCTCCCTTTTTAACCAAGGAATACCAGGCAGTTACAACAATAATACACTGTTATGTTCTCATTCAAAATTAGCTACACATAATGAACTACTATACAGTCTATACTTATGTTTTTCTTCTAATCCTGCTGTTCAGGATAGTTCTTAGAGGTGATAACTGATGACATACCTTGCATAGAGACCTCAGTTACAAATTTGAGACATATCATAGAAACATTGTACAACTGATGCTTATTAATAGTTCTTCAACAAGAAGCAAGCAAGGCTGAATGAGTTATATGGACTATGCCATGGAACAGGTATCTAGTGACGTAAGATGGATATCAAACCCAGAGGAAGATAAAGAAAGCTTTTGACTCTTCCCCAAGTTATTGCCAAAAGATGAGGGaaaaaagagaaagggaagaTATAACATGTTCTTCATGAAAGAAAGAAGTTTGGCATTTATGCACCACTTATAGAGGAAGAGGTAGAAGGGGAAGAAGGTCCGACAAAGACATCAGAGAGAAGGCAGAAGGCACAAGTGTTGTAGCACAGGAGACAGCATACTGTATATGCATACATATGATGGTATAGAATATAGATGCAAAGCAAGACTACCTTTACTCAAGAAGACAAGGAAATCAAATGATCTGGAAAGTCAAATATGAATTTGAAACAGATAAGAATTCTTATAGAAAAGTTATTTCAAAAAACTGAATTTGATAAAAGATAACTTTTGAAGAAGtggttataaaatttaaattaaagaaaaattgcaACTTTatctataaaatattttatttacttatttcaTTATGGTTTAATTACTTTGCAAATCCTATAAGTTCACCAAATTTCACAACAATGTCATCCAATTTATACTCCAGTGAAAATTTGGTATAACAACAAAACAAAGCCCCAGGATTTGTAGGTTAAAACTTCATTGCACTATTAATGCAGAAGAATCGCAGGACCCCACAGTTCTTAATAAAATGTGGAAGTCTAACTCCAAACAATGGCCAAGTTAGCTTACATTATGGAAGCTACTTTAGTTTCATAATATATTGCTTTAagttcttggtgaaaatttggtatcTATTTTCCCCTTGGATCAGGTCCTTCCAAtacatttcaaaggttgtgctaaGAAGAAAGATTCTGAATTTCTGCCAATACCTTCCAAAGGTTTTGCCATAGAAAGACTCAAAGAAGTTGCTGCTTGTGTTATGTGGTTCTTGTGTATTGGGAGTTGGGACTAAGCAGAATGACTGCATCTTCTAGTTTGTTCCTATGCCCCCGACAAGAATTATGGCAAAGAATTGCATTTATGGTGTTATTTGCTGTCTCTTCATGTTAGTTTGAAGATAGAATCTTTCTGATATGTCGAGAGATTGAACGACATTGTTGCATTTATTTTAGTATATTGGTCCTCCCTCCATAGTTTCTCCATTTTGAGGACCCAGTACCCCGTAGTTGTACACTAGTAGAATTAAATTTCTACTTTAATCAAGCTTAGCGAAGTTACATAATACATCACAAGATCTATCATGTCAAATAGTAAAAATATACAAACAACGACAATAACCGACCTATATGTAACTAAGCTGTCTTAGTTTAGCAAATATAATACTACTACAACTACTACCAAACCCTATTCCACTAGATTGGGGAGGCTACGTGGGCCAGTCAAAACCACAATGTCCTATCATGAATCTTGTTATATCTAAACCTAGCgaagtatatataaatataaaattttacaaaataaaatttctcATGATTTTTATGACAACAATGAGAAATGTGATTAAACCCCAAGCAGAACCAAGAACACTAAATAGAATCCATAAATGTTTTATAGCAATGAGAGAAATGGTAAATAGCATATTGTCAACAGAACAAAGTAGGTGAATATAACAATACCTGAGCACCAAAATATGCAAGTTCAGCAGCCTCGTCAAATGTCAAACATGGAACCGGTTCAGCTTGTGGGCATATATTTGGATCCGAGGTTAGAACGCCATCAACATCTTTCCATACCTGTTTAAAGAACTCCACATTATCTGTTTCCTTTCTATCTCAATTCAATCATAAATGGGCAAAATAAACTCATGTACTCTCACTCGTAAAAATTTGCAGTAATTCCTGCTAGTATTTTACATTATCAAGAAAAAACAGACACTTGCACTTCCTATAAACAGAATTATTACTAACATTAACATGTCAACTCAACAGCTCCTTGAATGTATAAATTAAGGGCACTAACGCACTTTAGACATGCAGAAGTTTTTATTACAAACCTGAATTTCTGGCAACCCAAGTGCTCTCCCAATTGTTGTAGCTGTCAAGTCACTACCCCCTCTACCCAATGTTGTAACTGCACATGATTTCCGGGCCTACAAGAAAAATACAAATGACAAATCGCATGTCCAATTTTACAAACCATTGTATCGATGCCAAAAACTATCATACCAAAAGAGAGGatgaaaaaacataaaaatgaaagGCATCACAAAAACCTTTCCAAGGAAGCCCGTAACAATTGGAATCGCGGGATCTGAGACCCAATCACCGTGTA is a genomic window of Arachis ipaensis cultivar K30076 chromosome B06, Araip1.1, whole genome shotgun sequence containing:
- the LOC107604858 gene encoding aspartokinase 2, chloroplastic isoform X1; protein product: MTSAMNLCGHYNGTFAAASVKASHCQSHLLPCRIGFAASVAAAVPISSCGARGGSRNRAAFTVSCCKAATGRDVLVEENDVVSETERSYTCVMKFGGSSVASAERMREVANLIISFPEERPVIVLSAMGKTTNLLLLAGEKAVSCGVSNVDNIEELSTIKDLHLRTVDELGVDRNVIAKHLEELEQLLKGVAMMKELTRRTQDYLVSFGECMSTRIFAAYLNKLGVKARQYDAFEMGIITTDDFTNADILEATYPAVAKRLHGDWVSDPAIPIVTGFLGKARKSCAVTTLGRGGSDLTATTIGRALGLPEIQVWKDVDGVLTSDPNICPQAEPVPCLTFDEAAELAYFGAQVLHPQSMRPAREGDIPVRVKNSYNPKAPGTLITKARDMSKAVLTSIVLKRNVTMLDIVSTRMLGQYGFLAKVFSTFEDLGISVDVVATSEVSISLTLDPSKLWSRELIQQSLKQELDYVVEELEKIAVVNLLQNRSIISLIGNVQKSSLILEKAFRVLRTLGVNVQMISQGASKVNISLIVNDSEAEQCVRALHKTFFDSEPSQLENECIQGNGSHPAIS
- the LOC107604858 gene encoding aspartokinase 2, chloroplastic isoform X3, translating into MNLCGHYNGTFAAASVKASHCQSHLLPCRIGFAASVAAAVPISSCGARGGSRNRAAFTVSCCKAATGRDVLVEENDVVSETERSYTCVMKFGGSSVASAERMREVANLIISFPEERPVIVLSAMGKTTNLLLLAGEKAVSCGVSNVDNIEELSTIKDLHLRTVDELGVDRNVIAKHLEELEQLLKGVAMMKELTRRTQDYLVSFGECMSTRIFAAYLNKLGVKARQYDAFEMGIITTDDFTNADILEATYPAVAKRLHGDWVSDPAIPIVTGFLGKARKSCAVTTLGRGGSDLTATTIGRALGLPEIQVWKDVDGVLTSDPNICPQAEPVPCLTFDEAAELAYFGAQVLHPQSMRPAREGDIPVRVKNSYNPKAPGTLITKARDMSKAVLTSIVLKRNVTMLDIVSTRMLGQYGFLAKVFSTFEDLGISVDVVATSEVSISLTLDPSKLWSRELIQQSLKQELDYVVEELEKIAVVNLLQNRSIISLIGNVQKSSLILEKAFRVLRTLGVNVQMISQGASKVNISLIVNDSEAEQCVRALHKTFFDSEPSQLENECIQGNGSHPAIS
- the LOC107604858 gene encoding aspartokinase 2, chloroplastic isoform X2 — encoded protein: MTSAMNLCGHYNGTFAAASVKASHCQSHLLPCRIGFAASVAAAVPISSCGARGGSRNRAAFTVSCCKAATGRDVLVEENDVVSETERSYTCVMKFGGSSVASAERMREVANLIISFPEERPVIVLSAMGKTTNLLLLAGEKAVSCGVSNVDNIEELSTIKDLHLRTVDELGVDRNVIAKHLEELEQLLKGVAMMKELTRRTQDYLVSFGECMSTRIFAAYLNKLGVKARQYDAFEMGIITTDDFTNADILEATYPAVAKRLHGDWVSDPAIPIVTGFLGKARKSCAVTTLGRGGSDLTATTIGRALGLPEIQVWKDVDGVLTSDPNICPQAEPVPCLTFDEAAELAYFGAQVLHPQSMRPAREGDIPVRVKNSYNPKAPGTLITKARDMSKAVLTSIVLKRNVTMLDIVSTRMLGQYGFLAKVFSTFEDLGISVDVVATSEVSISLTLDPSKLWSRELIQQELDYVVEELEKIAVVNLLQNRSIISLIGNVQKSSLILEKAFRVLRTLGVNVQMISQGASKVNISLIVNDSEAEQCVRALHKTFFDSEPSQLENECIQGNGSHPAIS